The proteins below are encoded in one region of Nitrospirota bacterium:
- a CDS encoding class I SAM-dependent methyltransferase, translated as MMTLMTKAVAGWRYFRDVIVKRDEKSRYVLAEALARQVYPRYKFSEFGRLIEYDENFIRFYEKFCGTDNYHSLDRKYTLDQLMKLVTDIEGDTVECGVWRGASSYLMCRRIVGLRKTHHIFDSFEGLSKPGRADGSHWTEGGMACDESVVRRNLHEFDFVTYRKGWIPERLHEVSNERFCFIHLDVDLFQPTFDAVAFFYERTSPGGIIVCDDYGFITCPGAKAAMDEFFSDKPEKIVCLSTGQAVVFKK; from the coding sequence ATGATGACGTTGATGACCAAAGCGGTTGCAGGATGGCGATACTTCCGCGATGTGATTGTGAAGCGAGACGAGAAGTCGCGGTATGTGCTGGCTGAGGCGCTGGCCCGACAGGTGTATCCCCGATATAAGTTCAGCGAATTTGGCCGGCTCATTGAGTACGACGAGAACTTCATCCGTTTCTATGAGAAATTTTGTGGCACAGACAACTACCATTCCCTTGACCGGAAATACACGCTTGATCAATTAATGAAACTGGTCACGGATATTGAGGGCGACACGGTTGAATGCGGCGTCTGGAGGGGTGCCTCTTCCTATTTAATGTGCCGCCGGATTGTTGGATTGCGGAAGACGCACCACATATTCGATTCTTTCGAAGGCCTTTCGAAGCCTGGGAGAGCGGATGGCAGCCACTGGACCGAGGGGGGCATGGCTTGTGACGAGTCTGTCGTTCGGCGGAACTTGCACGAATTTGATTTCGTCACGTATCGCAAGGGCTGGATACCCGAACGGCTTCACGAAGTGTCCAACGAGCGGTTTTGCTTTATCCATTTGGATGTGGACCTTTTCCAGCCCACGTTCGATGCCGTAGCGTTTTTCTACGAGCGGACCAGCCCGGGAGGAATCATCGTATGCGACGATTATGGGTTCATTACGTGTCCTGGCGCAAAAGCCGCCATGGATGAGTTTTTCTCGGACAAGCCTGAAAAGATCGTCTGCCTGTCCACAGGGCAGGCGGTGGTGTTCAAAAAATAG
- a CDS encoding glycosyltransferase family 4 protein, producing the protein MRICLLSVVTYWHGVAGGMEIHGRVLAKELAARGHDVTVLTSRHPSGMSSDLQDGVAIHYLKDTTFASQKGNWAVECGRIFKALHESKAFDVLCCQHAIAPRALMKFARHHGVPVVIIIEGLAGWVFLSEIRQVLSLNKGYGLLGRRLLSFLYYYVGWELLGAWACDALIAVSDEVARSLPRWCGVPSDKVYTVYNGVDITVFAPDRNAREAVRKQYGVSSDERLIIFLSHVTKQKGLHLLLNCLPAVLAQHGQMKVLVAGTGDYLAEAKRLVEVMGLHSHVMFAGHVPHERTADYLNAADLYVLPTLRQEGLPFSLVESMACQKAVIASRIGGIPSVVKHGVNGLLVTPGDSNDLCRAIIRLLTDKELAARLSVEARETVGREFTVKRMVEGTVAVMERVRVRRTHIGGGA; encoded by the coding sequence ATGAGGATCTGTTTGCTGTCGGTGGTTACCTATTGGCACGGGGTCGCCGGGGGCATGGAAATTCACGGGAGAGTCCTGGCCAAGGAATTGGCTGCTCGTGGACATGACGTGACGGTGCTGACGTCTCGGCATCCGTCTGGGATGAGCAGCGACCTGCAAGACGGCGTCGCGATTCATTATCTGAAAGACACGACGTTTGCTTCACAGAAAGGAAATTGGGCAGTCGAGTGCGGCAGGATTTTCAAGGCCTTGCACGAGAGCAAGGCGTTCGATGTGCTGTGCTGCCAACATGCCATCGCCCCGCGCGCGCTCATGAAGTTTGCCCGGCATCATGGCGTACCGGTCGTGATCATCATCGAGGGGCTTGCCGGCTGGGTGTTCTTGTCTGAAATCCGGCAAGTGCTCAGCCTCAACAAAGGGTATGGACTGCTGGGAAGGCGATTGCTGTCGTTCCTCTACTATTACGTCGGGTGGGAGTTGCTTGGAGCTTGGGCGTGCGATGCGCTCATTGCCGTCAGCGACGAGGTCGCCCGATCCCTTCCTCGATGGTGCGGCGTGCCTAGCGACAAGGTGTATACGGTGTACAACGGGGTGGATATCACAGTCTTTGCGCCGGACCGGAATGCACGCGAGGCCGTCAGGAAGCAATACGGCGTCTCGTCAGATGAGCGGTTGATCATTTTCCTGAGCCACGTCACCAAGCAAAAGGGATTGCATCTGTTACTGAACTGTTTGCCCGCGGTCCTGGCGCAGCATGGTCAGATGAAAGTCCTGGTGGCTGGAACAGGGGATTATCTGGCTGAGGCGAAACGCCTTGTTGAAGTCATGGGACTGCACAGCCATGTTATGTTTGCCGGACATGTCCCGCACGAACGGACTGCGGACTACTTGAACGCGGCAGACCTCTACGTGCTTCCGACGCTGAGACAGGAAGGCTTGCCCTTCTCGCTGGTGGAATCCATGGCCTGTCAAAAGGCGGTTATTGCGTCTCGCATAGGAGGAATTCCTTCGGTCGTCAAGCATGGCGTCAATGGGCTTCTGGTTACCCCTGGCGACTCCAATGATTTGTGTCGAGCTATCATAAGGCTACTGACAGACAAAGAGTTGGCTGCGCGCCTGTCTGTGGAAGCGCGCGAAACAGTGGGGCGAGAGTTTACCGTGAAGCGAATGGTCGAAGGGACTGTGGCTGTGATGGAGCGGGTTCGAGTCCGCCGCACACATATCGGAGGGGGCGCATGA
- a CDS encoding FkbM family methyltransferase, with the protein MSVYGLFYAVWRVTRNVGLIVRNEPAGRRLVMLLTYARLQLTFLIGVKLFKRSLHREQLFGFTVQFFNYELFLFLFEEIFIWKQYDFTAATDRPIIFDCGSNIGMSILYFKRAYPDCVIIGFEADQKTFELLKENVSHNGLQHVTLFNRAVSDTTGTVDFYSDPDLPGSLAMTTEPGRGLKAMARVETTPLSEHLSGEIDFLKMDIEGAEECAIAELSRHNKLKLVKEMVFEYHHHERPDQDRLAGVLTTLEQNGFGYEISALTLPPFERGRFHGMLIYAYRK; encoded by the coding sequence ATGTCTGTGTATGGATTGTTCTATGCGGTCTGGCGCGTAACACGAAACGTAGGGCTTATTGTGAGAAATGAGCCGGCCGGGCGTCGCCTTGTGATGCTCCTAACCTATGCCAGGCTGCAGCTCACGTTCCTGATCGGAGTCAAGCTCTTCAAGCGGTCGCTGCACAGGGAACAACTCTTTGGGTTTACCGTGCAGTTTTTCAACTATGAACTGTTTCTGTTTTTGTTCGAGGAAATATTCATTTGGAAACAATATGATTTTACGGCCGCAACTGATCGCCCGATCATCTTTGACTGCGGAAGCAACATCGGTATGTCCATATTGTATTTTAAACGGGCCTATCCAGACTGCGTGATTATTGGGTTTGAGGCCGACCAGAAGACCTTTGAGCTGCTAAAGGAAAATGTGTCCCATAATGGGCTGCAGCATGTCACCTTATTCAATCGTGCGGTCTCGGATACCACCGGGACCGTTGACTTTTATTCTGATCCGGACTTGCCGGGATCGCTGGCGATGACCACTGAGCCCGGCAGGGGACTGAAAGCAATGGCACGGGTCGAGACGACTCCGTTATCGGAGCATTTGAGCGGCGAGATTGATTTCCTCAAGATGGATATTGAGGGAGCCGAGGAGTGCGCCATCGCAGAGCTTTCACGCCACAATAAATTGAAGTTAGTGAAAGAGATGGTGTTCGAATATCATCATCATGAGCGACCGGACCAAGACAGGCTAGCCGGGGTGCTGACTACGCTGGAGCAGAACGGCTTCGGATACGAGATCAGCGCGCTGACACTCCCACCATTCGAGCGAGGGCGGTTTCACGGGATGCTCATTTATGCCTACCGTAAGTAA
- a CDS encoding CDP-alcohol phosphatidyltransferase family protein, producing MQHLPALREIREAHGSNQVRREYERYLFFNGYLFRPIGFLLTWVAIRMGATSEGVSWLSGAVGLAGCSLLVSGSQEAVPVGIGVLFLFNLLDCVDGDIARSMKTRNPYGRFLDSVCGGVIDLAFWGIVGIMAFQHPQLLCRPQPFGYGPIFWLAVGGATCFLSIWMGYLEMCFDELLRPAWDRIRETETAMSTSVSAVDSQPSDAPLNRRSAAVWTRAVMTNLRVRETHYALLLVAYMTATVDLLLSAYLTYYATYNVSLLVVYAKRGCEVKALHSTGPSPGTALGRSEP from the coding sequence ATGCAACACCTGCCGGCACTTCGAGAAATTCGTGAGGCGCACGGAAGTAACCAGGTCAGAAGGGAGTACGAACGCTATCTGTTTTTCAATGGCTATTTGTTTCGCCCAATCGGCTTTCTGCTCACGTGGGTGGCGATCCGTATGGGCGCAACCTCTGAGGGAGTATCGTGGCTATCCGGAGCGGTGGGCTTGGCCGGTTGCTCATTGCTCGTGAGTGGATCACAAGAAGCCGTACCTGTCGGGATCGGGGTGCTTTTCCTTTTCAACCTGCTTGATTGTGTAGATGGCGATATCGCCCGATCCATGAAAACGCGGAATCCCTATGGCCGGTTCTTGGACTCTGTCTGTGGTGGAGTCATTGATCTGGCCTTTTGGGGCATCGTCGGCATCATGGCCTTTCAGCACCCGCAGCTGCTCTGTCGGCCGCAGCCCTTTGGCTATGGGCCGATCTTCTGGTTGGCAGTAGGTGGGGCCACCTGCTTTCTATCGATATGGATGGGCTATCTGGAGATGTGCTTTGACGAGCTGTTGCGTCCCGCCTGGGACAGGATCCGGGAAACGGAAACGGCGATGAGTACTTCTGTGAGTGCCGTGGATAGTCAGCCATCGGATGCGCCTCTCAATAGACGGTCCGCAGCCGTATGGACCCGGGCCGTCATGACCAACCTGCGAGTTCGAGAAACGCATTATGCCCTTCTGCTGGTCGCATACATGACCGCCACGGTTGACCTCCTTCTCTCAGCTTATTTGACGTATTACGCAACGTACAATGTGTCGTTGCTTGTGGTGTATGCCAAGCGGGGCTGCGAAGTGAAGGCCCTGCACTCCACGGGACCTTCTCCCGGGACTGCACTGGGGAGGAGCGAGCCCTGA
- a CDS encoding class I SAM-dependent methyltransferase: protein MFKDLYEQYWADPQHGRGASCSAGPNEILESVEAVLGTGGGLLDVGCGAGSVADLARASFQRVCGCDLSVHALRHARQRGMAVACVDLNAGVLPYRDSSFDCVTCLEVIEHVVDPLRLLKELRRVLRPHGQLVITTPNVRYFRNILKLVLEGRFPHTTTDTFVWGGGHLHYFTRTDLAQLLGEAGFAHWQFVVNEKQFVRSWKRRLLVKVLGSHRFGEWFCGGITASAIKG, encoded by the coding sequence GTGTTTAAAGACCTTTATGAGCAGTACTGGGCAGACCCGCAGCATGGAAGGGGTGCGAGCTGCAGTGCCGGACCGAACGAGATTCTCGAGTCGGTTGAGGCTGTGCTGGGCACTGGGGGTGGGTTGCTGGATGTTGGATGCGGGGCAGGCTCGGTAGCCGACCTAGCTCGTGCCAGCTTTCAACGGGTCTGTGGCTGTGATCTGTCTGTCCATGCCTTGCGCCACGCAAGGCAGCGGGGGATGGCGGTCGCGTGCGTAGATCTTAATGCCGGGGTGCTTCCCTACCGGGACAGCTCCTTCGATTGTGTGACGTGCCTGGAGGTCATCGAGCATGTGGTCGATCCTCTTCGCTTGTTGAAAGAACTGCGCAGAGTGTTGCGACCTCACGGGCAACTGGTGATCACAACCCCCAATGTTCGCTACTTCAGAAACATTTTGAAGCTTGTTCTGGAGGGACGATTCCCCCATACGACGACCGACACCTTCGTTTGGGGCGGAGGCCATCTCCATTACTTCACTCGAACCGATCTGGCTCAGTTGCTTGGCGAGGCGGGATTTGCCCATTGGCAGTTCGTCGTCAATGAGAAACAGTTTGTCCGTTCCTGGAAGCGGAGACTGTTGGTAAAGGTCTTGGGCTCCCACCGGTTCGGCGAATGGTTCTGCGGCGGAATCACGGCTTCAGCGATCAAGGGATGA
- a CDS encoding glycosyltransferase family 2 protein, with product MSDPRVCIIILHLDSQAALLACLRSCRAIQYKNYEIVIVENGSSVALDLEVLRDCAGRTPIVIRSPVNLGFSGGNNLGVRAALDREADYVLLLNDDTEVAPEFLNVLVQVGEQDESIGALGPTIYYFDDSKRIWFAGGRFDARLCQVHAPRSGELDEEGQPELIESDWLTGCCLLIKRQAFEKAGLLDERFFLYWEDTDWGLRLHRSGLRTVVVPSAHIWHKVSSSTGGTESALKAYHKIRSHLLFAQLHAPHAMFALQWRVLRDIVWLVVKSRQPDRAKKARAYAAAIMDYHAGRTDRGPQWLWPQG from the coding sequence ATGTCTGACCCACGGGTGTGCATCATTATCCTGCACCTTGATAGTCAGGCGGCTTTGTTGGCCTGTCTCCGATCTTGCCGAGCGATTCAGTACAAGAATTATGAGATTGTCATCGTCGAAAATGGGTCCAGCGTGGCGCTCGATCTTGAGGTGCTTAGAGATTGTGCCGGTCGGACACCGATCGTGATTCGCAGCCCGGTCAATCTTGGATTTTCAGGCGGCAACAATCTTGGCGTCCGGGCGGCCCTAGATCGAGAAGCGGATTATGTCTTGTTGCTAAATGACGATACCGAGGTGGCACCTGAGTTCTTGAACGTCTTGGTGCAGGTAGGGGAGCAAGACGAATCAATTGGTGCACTAGGACCTACCATTTATTATTTTGATGATTCGAAAAGAATATGGTTTGCTGGAGGGCGTTTTGACGCTCGACTTTGCCAGGTGCATGCGCCGCGGTCCGGCGAGTTGGATGAAGAGGGGCAGCCAGAGTTGATTGAATCGGATTGGCTCACAGGATGCTGTTTATTGATTAAGCGGCAGGCTTTCGAGAAAGCTGGTTTGCTGGACGAGAGATTCTTTCTTTATTGGGAAGATACAGACTGGGGGCTGCGCCTCCATAGGTCTGGCTTGCGAACAGTAGTCGTGCCGTCCGCACATATATGGCACAAGGTCTCCTCATCGACCGGCGGGACTGAGTCGGCGCTGAAGGCCTACCATAAAATACGAAGCCATTTGCTTTTTGCGCAACTCCACGCGCCGCATGCCATGTTTGCGTTGCAGTGGAGGGTCCTGCGCGATATCGTCTGGCTGGTGGTGAAGTCCAGGCAGCCGGATCGAGCAAAAAAGGCTCGGGCGTATGCCGCCGCGATCATGGATTACCATGCCGGACGAACAGATCGAGGGCCCCAGTGGCTGTGGCCGCAAGGATGA
- a CDS encoding glycosyltransferase, whose protein sequence is MGFWPREWPDLLGEAVLKCSDAYEWEVWQPDLRADEVYSRTLETGVTHRLFPAKKQDYRLGIRSQAGIYSEAMLARLAEASALPMILHLHGFRIPFYGEMIVRCGGKKRCPIFIIGHGMSIVPMSEMRGLHRPLTYACLLLEQQKLVRQLRNVDVISAQSEFARRETQKVFRGRTELLTMGCDFDFWVPVPSIERKQAARQTLGVRSSSMVFLATGNFVSLKQFDRLLEVFSRLPKPHDFVLLIAGHGDRASTERLEALSRSMAAEGKAILHPYVAGAALRDLYWASDVYLSVSTGEGASVSVMKAMACGLAVLSTPVGETSERMRRYGVGKLVPVDRYDEWKIAIEGILDKGLPPALDRAVAQEAYDWPQVARRFISVYEDLCKEYFGSQVGSHV, encoded by the coding sequence GTGGGCTTTTGGCCGCGTGAGTGGCCGGATCTGCTTGGGGAGGCAGTGCTGAAATGCAGCGATGCCTATGAATGGGAAGTGTGGCAGCCTGACCTCCGCGCGGATGAGGTCTATTCCAGGACATTAGAAACGGGTGTCACGCATCGGCTCTTTCCCGCCAAGAAGCAGGACTATCGACTGGGAATCAGGTCTCAGGCCGGCATCTATTCCGAAGCGATGCTGGCCCGCCTTGCCGAGGCGAGTGCTCTTCCCATGATCCTTCACCTGCACGGTTTCCGCATTCCTTTTTATGGCGAGATGATTGTGCGCTGTGGAGGTAAGAAGCGGTGTCCAATTTTTATCATCGGCCATGGGATGTCGATTGTGCCGATGAGTGAAATGCGAGGCTTGCACAGGCCTCTGACCTATGCCTGCCTCCTTCTGGAACAGCAAAAGCTCGTGCGACAGCTTCGGAATGTTGACGTCATATCCGCTCAGTCTGAATTTGCCAGGCGCGAGACCCAAAAGGTTTTCCGCGGGCGGACAGAACTGTTGACGATGGGGTGCGATTTCGATTTCTGGGTTCCTGTGCCGTCGATCGAGCGAAAGCAGGCGGCGAGGCAGACTCTGGGGGTTCGTTCGTCGAGCATGGTATTTTTGGCCACCGGCAACTTCGTTTCATTGAAGCAATTCGACCGGTTGTTGGAGGTGTTCAGTCGTTTGCCGAAGCCACACGATTTTGTACTACTGATCGCGGGACACGGAGATCGGGCGAGTACCGAGCGGCTGGAGGCCTTGAGCCGCTCGATGGCTGCCGAGGGGAAAGCGATTCTCCATCCGTACGTGGCAGGAGCAGCGCTCAGAGATTTGTACTGGGCTTCAGATGTCTATCTGTCGGTTTCCACGGGGGAAGGCGCGTCGGTGTCCGTGATGAAGGCCATGGCCTGCGGATTGGCTGTTCTCTCCACGCCTGTTGGTGAAACGTCAGAACGGATGCGCCGATATGGGGTCGGCAAACTGGTTCCCGTTGACCGGTACGACGAATGGAAAATAGCGATCGAGGGGATTCTCGACAAGGGACTGCCGCCAGCGCTGGATCGGGCCGTTGCGCAGGAAGCCTACGATTGGCCACAAGTAGCCAGGCGGTTCATTTCCGTCTATGAGGATCTGTGCAAGGAGTACTTTGGTTCTCAGGTCGGCTCCCATGTCTGA
- a CDS encoding ABC transporter ATP-binding protein, with the protein MTVVEFARGLIHRYPFRMWLIVSAGIASNLLEGVGLALLAPMFSLAGMETTGTPGPPSKILGWFQQATQAVGFSPTLGGVLIVLLAIFFLQSLVVILNERLVNSTRFQYAGFLRSTLYEAILTARWEFIAKQKTGILTNALTLDPIRAAAAFLNLMALVRECVAVLIYVSLALIFSWQMAVVAVGIAGAGLYLFRARVAKGQEYGAETTLAYARVQEEAVEKLASAKLVKGFGGVSDAADRFAKAVQALANVQIRDSRNRTMVGALYQPLTATLLLAGLYAALTVFKMPMSDIMVLLIIVFRLTPRVSDLQMTMHEILSLLPSVAHVADLTSLAQEHRERNGGVPFHGIQQGFRVDDAWFAYENKAPVLRGVTLEVRKGETIAIVGPSGSGKTTMIDLLMGFIRPTQGDVLVDGVPLHQLNVNDWHRQCGYVPQEVSLFNETIRENLLWGKPTATAEEVEAAVRLSHADEFIQRLPQGYETVVGSRGVLLSGGQRQRLALARALIRKPALLILDEATSSLDTESEFMIQKTLETLARSMSVVIVAHRLATIQRADRIYVMEQGRIVESGSWTELTRAQGRFNELRQLQALT; encoded by the coding sequence GTGACGGTTGTAGAGTTTGCCAGAGGGCTGATCCACCGCTATCCGTTCAGGATGTGGCTGATTGTGTCTGCTGGAATTGCCTCTAATTTGCTGGAAGGGGTTGGGCTGGCGTTGCTGGCACCCATGTTTTCATTGGCAGGCATGGAAACAACCGGGACGCCGGGGCCGCCCTCCAAGATACTGGGGTGGTTCCAACAGGCAACGCAGGCGGTCGGGTTTTCCCCGACGCTTGGGGGTGTGCTGATAGTCCTGTTGGCCATATTTTTCCTGCAGAGCCTCGTGGTCATTCTCAATGAACGACTGGTCAATAGTACACGTTTTCAGTATGCCGGTTTCCTCAGAAGCACCTTGTATGAAGCTATTCTTACTGCGCGCTGGGAGTTTATCGCGAAGCAGAAGACCGGAATTCTGACGAATGCACTCACTCTGGATCCTATAAGAGCTGCTGCCGCATTTTTGAATCTAATGGCCTTGGTGCGCGAGTGCGTGGCGGTTCTCATTTACGTCTCGCTGGCCCTCATTTTTTCGTGGCAAATGGCCGTGGTTGCGGTTGGGATTGCCGGGGCAGGCCTGTATCTCTTCCGCGCGCGTGTGGCTAAGGGGCAGGAATACGGGGCGGAAACGACCCTGGCGTATGCACGCGTGCAGGAAGAGGCGGTTGAAAAACTGGCTAGCGCGAAATTGGTGAAAGGTTTCGGGGGCGTTAGTGATGCTGCCGATCGGTTCGCCAAGGCTGTGCAGGCGTTGGCGAATGTGCAAATTCGAGATTCCAGAAATCGCACGATGGTGGGTGCCTTGTATCAGCCCCTGACGGCGACGCTACTCCTGGCTGGCTTGTACGCCGCTCTGACTGTTTTCAAGATGCCGATGTCCGACATCATGGTGTTGCTCATCATCGTATTTCGTCTGACACCGAGGGTGTCTGACCTCCAGATGACTATGCACGAGATATTGTCGCTGCTTCCCAGTGTGGCGCATGTGGCCGATCTAACCAGTCTTGCACAAGAGCATCGTGAACGGAATGGGGGGGTGCCTTTTCACGGAATTCAGCAGGGATTTCGTGTCGATGACGCGTGGTTTGCCTATGAGAATAAGGCTCCGGTTCTTCGTGGTGTGACGTTAGAGGTGCGGAAGGGAGAAACGATTGCGATCGTGGGGCCTTCCGGGAGCGGGAAGACGACGATGATTGACTTGCTCATGGGATTTATCCGTCCCACGCAGGGGGACGTGTTGGTGGACGGAGTGCCCTTGCATCAGCTGAATGTGAATGACTGGCATCGGCAGTGCGGTTACGTGCCGCAGGAAGTCAGTTTGTTCAATGAGACGATACGGGAAAATTTATTGTGGGGGAAGCCGACCGCAACAGCTGAAGAGGTTGAAGCGGCCGTCAGACTGTCCCATGCAGACGAGTTTATTCAACGGCTGCCGCAGGGCTACGAAACCGTTGTGGGAAGTCGGGGGGTATTGCTCTCGGGGGGGCAGCGCCAGCGCCTTGCTCTCGCGCGGGCATTGATCCGGAAGCCAGCGCTCCTGATCCTGGACGAGGCTACCAGTTCGTTGGATACCGAATCTGAGTTCATGATCCAGAAGACGCTTGAGACGCTGGCCCGAAGTATGAGTGTTGTCATCGTGGCCCATCGCCTTGCGACCATTCAGCGGGCTGATCGGATTTATGTGATGGAGCAGGGGCGTATTGTGGAGTCGGGCTCGTGGACTGAGCTCACGCGCGCCCAGGGACGATTCAACGAATTGCGTCAGCTGCAGGCGTTGACATGA
- a CDS encoding O-antigen ligase family protein, with protein sequence MSKLQIGPVQLLLLVLLAVAFSLGVNAGQSKILLGGVAACALLLAAFLSTTISLYLLVFSMLLGPEIMFGGGASDTTVGRGTTFRFDDLLLVVIGFVWLVKAAIQKGVAPVKHTPLNGRMMFYVAACVLATMIGVVAGRVKPLNGFFFNLKYFEYFFLYFMVVNATRTRSQAQGLVVASLVTCFLVSLYAIAQLAGGERASAPFEGEVGEPNTLGGYLVFMLAIVLGLILTPGAVQRKWPFIMLLGIGTLALMATLSRASFLAAGVVLLAVLGYASYRKPLLFALFLAVIVSTPVWAPDVVKQRIMFTFTQASEKGQVKVGRLKIDTSTSDRLRSWQRSFEWWKQSPVFGGGITGAPFMDAMYPRILVETGMVGLLAFGALIWGLYRAVRRVYLQAHDPAVRGLAFGFLLGLLGLMVHAVGSNTFVIVRIMEPFWMFAALLIVAPFLAEEGQASESDEQAHSSSAMQRFSSGRPGLV encoded by the coding sequence ATGAGTAAGCTGCAGATCGGACCGGTCCAGTTGCTCCTGCTCGTCCTGCTGGCGGTCGCCTTTTCGCTGGGCGTGAATGCCGGCCAGTCCAAGATCCTTCTGGGAGGTGTTGCGGCCTGTGCCCTGTTGCTCGCAGCGTTTCTTTCCACCACCATAAGCCTCTATCTACTCGTCTTTTCCATGCTCCTCGGTCCGGAGATCATGTTTGGAGGCGGGGCCTCTGACACGACAGTCGGACGTGGCACGACGTTCCGCTTTGACGATCTTTTGCTGGTCGTCATTGGATTCGTCTGGCTGGTTAAAGCGGCGATCCAAAAAGGCGTGGCACCGGTCAAACATACCCCGCTGAATGGGCGGATGATGTTTTATGTTGCGGCCTGCGTGTTAGCGACGATGATCGGCGTAGTGGCGGGGCGAGTGAAGCCGCTCAACGGATTTTTCTTTAATTTGAAGTACTTCGAATATTTCTTCCTCTATTTTATGGTGGTGAATGCGACTCGTACGAGAAGTCAGGCGCAAGGGCTGGTTGTCGCGAGCCTGGTGACCTGTTTTCTGGTGTCGCTCTATGCGATCGCGCAGCTTGCCGGTGGGGAGCGGGCGTCGGCTCCGTTCGAGGGTGAGGTGGGGGAGCCGAATACGCTCGGTGGCTACCTCGTGTTTATGCTGGCCATCGTATTAGGGCTTATCCTGACGCCAGGGGCGGTGCAACGGAAGTGGCCATTCATTATGCTTCTAGGCATCGGAACTCTTGCGCTCATGGCAACCCTGTCACGCGCGTCATTTTTAGCGGCCGGGGTGGTGCTGTTAGCCGTTCTAGGGTACGCCAGTTACCGAAAGCCGTTACTCTTTGCGTTGTTTCTCGCCGTGATCGTGTCCACTCCGGTCTGGGCTCCCGATGTCGTCAAACAACGCATCATGTTCACCTTTACCCAGGCATCTGAGAAGGGACAGGTCAAAGTAGGCCGTTTGAAGATCGACACCTCCACGTCGGATCGTTTGCGGTCGTGGCAGAGATCGTTCGAATGGTGGAAACAGTCGCCAGTTTTTGGCGGTGGCATCACCGGCGCGCCATTTATGGATGCCATGTACCCACGGATTCTTGTTGAAACCGGTATGGTGGGCTTGCTGGCCTTTGGCGCTCTCATCTGGGGTCTCTATCGAGCGGTGAGGCGGGTTTATCTGCAGGCTCACGATCCGGCTGTTCGGGGGCTTGCCTTTGGATTTTTGCTCGGCTTGCTTGGCTTAATGGTGCATGCGGTCGGGTCCAATACCTTCGTCATTGTGCGGATCATGGAGCCGTTTTGGATGTTTGCCGCGCTGCTCATCGTGGCGCCTTTCTTAGCTGAGGAAGGGCAGGCCTCGGAGAGCGACGAACAGGCTCATTCCTCCTCCGCGATGCAGCGTTTTTCATCGGGGCGACCAGGATTGGTTTGA